ACGGTTCAACGTCAGTTCCGGATCACCGCCAGTTGTGAGATGCAGCTCATAGCTCGGGGACCAGCCGATATTGCCTGCCCCCTCAGTCAGATAGTCCAAACGAATTGAGGTCGCACCCGCAGCGGCCGCCTCAACTGCGACCTCAATATAAAGGCGGTCATCATCCTCTGTCGTAAGAGCCGCAAGCGCGGCGCGCGCCTCGGTCAGGTTCTCCTGCAAGGTGGCGAGCGCTTGCTCTTTGCTGCGGGCATCAGCCTCGGCATCAACAATCTGGCGGTGATTTTCGGCGGCACGACGGCTGATCATCAGGGAGATATCAGCAAGCGCGGAGGCATCCGTGCCCACAAGCCCGTCATTGTTGCCAAGCTGCTCCAAAAAATGAATAGAGCTGCGCGCCGCATGGGCCGCGGCCCGGGCGCGCGCGGCCTCATCTTCCACCGCAGCGATCTGTGTTTCGATCTCATCTATCCGCGCCTCGGCGGCCTCAATCTCCGGTGTCGAAGCATCACGCGGCGGAACAAACTCATCTCGCACCCGGGTACTGATGCGGCGGGCACCGTCTATTTGAACCTGCAGGCTCGCCGTCTCCGCACTTCGCGGCACCCCTTGCAGGATCAGCTCATGTCGTCCCTCAGGCAACACTACGTCGGCGGTTCGGGTAATCTGTGCCAATCCTGGATACAGCGTGACCGCTGCGACCTGGCTGTCCACTTGTATCACGTCCGAAACCGCAGCTGAGGCAATATGTGTGGTCACGGCAAGCGTCGCGCTAAAGGTGAAAATTGAAAAAGCAGATCGCATAATCTCTCTCGACTGATGAACATTGCGGGACAATACCCCACCTGTCATCGAACCTAGAGACGCACGCGTGATGTTACCAGTTTCATTGGCGAAAGCCTGCGCATTACTCTCTCGACTCTGAGACTTCTCAGATATGTTCTGGCAAAGGTCCGCCGAAACGGGTTTCCAGTTCCACCCCCGGATAGCCCAGAAACCGACAGGTGCAGATTTCAACATGGCTATGGGCATCCCGCAGGCGAATGCGCCCGTCCTTCCGCTCCAGGTAGAATCCCTTGCTGCGCAGTGCGCGGATCAGATCCAGCCAATTCTTTGCGGTGCGGAAACTCTCGCTCAGGACCATTCTCAGCTGTGCTGCCATCTCTGCGTCCAACCGCGAGCTATTACGCGCGGTGGCCCAAGCACTTTCGCCCGCGCTTATGTACTCACCCGCTGTGATATCTTGCGTTGATCGTTTTTCCATCATGATCTTGTCCCCCATTTACCGTTGTCTAACCCCCATCAGACTAGTGGTATCAAGGCTGGCAAGAACAGCTGTACAAACGGTAAAGGGGCCGCCTCTTTCGAAGCAGCCCCCTACCTGAATGGATAGGTTTTTAGCCTTTTTTTAGAACTTCACGCCCCAGAAGCTCCGCGATCTGAACCGCATTCAGAGCAGCCCCTTTGCGCAGGTTATCGCTGACACACCACAGGTTCAGACCATTATCCAAGGTCGAATCCTGACGGATGCGGCTGATGAAGGTTGCGAAATCACCGACACATTCGACAGGCGTCACGTAGCCGCCATCTTCGCGCTTGTCGATCACCATGATGCCAGGTGCCTCACGCAGGATATCGCGCGCCTCGTCTTCATCAAGGAAGTCTTCGAATTCGATGTTGATCGCTTCGGAGTGACCAACAAAGACCGGCACGCGTACACAGGTCGCTGTCACCTTGATCGAGGGGTCAATAATCTTCTTGGTCTCGGCGACCATCTTCCACTCTTCTTTGGTCGAGCCGTCGTCCAAGAAAACGTCGATGTGCGGGATCACGTTGAAGGCGATCTGCTTGGTGTAGACACTCGGCGGCACGTCCTGTGTCGGGTTATAAACCGCTTTGGTCTGATCCCACAGTTCGTCGATCGCATCTTTGCCGGAGCCGGACACCGACTGATAGGTGGAGACCACAACGCGCTTGATCTTGGCACGATCATGCAGCGGCTTCAGCGCAACGACCATCTGCGCGGTGGAGCAGTTGGGGTTGGCGATGATGTTCTTCTTGGCATAGCCGTGCACCGCCTGCGGATTTACCTCGGGCACGATCAGCGGCACGTCGTGATCATAACGATAAAGCGACGAGTTATCGATGACGACACAGCCGGCCGCAGCCGCTTTCGGTGCGTATTTCTTGGTGGCGTCGGAGCCAACAGCAAACAGCGCCATATCCCAACCCGCAAAGTCGAACGTGTCCAGATCCTGGGTCGTCAATGTCTTGTCGCCGAATGTGACTTCGGTGCCGAGGGATTTGCGGCTCGCCAGAACTGCAATCTCATCCACAGGAAACTGGCGCTCCGCCAGAATGTTCAGCATTTCGCGACCCACGTTGCCCGTGGCGCCCGCGATAACGACGCGATAACCCATTTTGTTTCTCCAATTGTATCCGGCCTCGTGACCGGCTGCGGTGTCTTATCGGGAAAGCCCGCGCGAGGGAAGGCTAGATCAATCCAAGCTGTCGCGGCTGAGCAGATATATTGCGCACCCGGCCGCCAGAAACGCGAGGAGGAAACCAAAAATGACAAAATACGGTAAGGAAAGCTCCGCTCCGGTTGTTTCCGCATGCAGACGCCCACTGGCGAACTGCATGATTCCCACACCGCCAATGCCAAAGAAGTTGAGCATGGTCACTCCCCGCCCCACCAGATGCGGCGGCACAAAGGCACGTCCCTGCGCCAGAATGACCGGGAACGCCGCACCGAAGAAACCGACGGCCGCCATCAGAGCCACCACCAGCGGCACCGGCCCGTCGATGTACAACATCAAGCCACCCAGCGCTGCGCAGGCCAGAAGATTGCCACCAAGCACCACACCTTTGCGTGTCCCCAAAAGCCGATCCATCGGCCCATAGGCAAAGGTGCCGAGAATCATCGCACCCCCCATCACCAGACTGGCCACCCCAATCGCCTCGGAACCAAGACCAAAGACATCGCTCATATAAGGGCCGATCCACAGGCCTCGCAGCGCTGCCGATGGCGCATAGGCCACAAACATCATGATGAATATCGGCCAGAGCACCGGCATGCGCAGAATATCCAGCACTGAACCCTTGGGGCCGTCGCTGACCTCAACCCGCGCGGGGTCCTTCACTGTCAACGCAATACCAAGCGCTACCGCAGTCGAGATCCCCGCAAGCCCAAACAATGTACCGCGCCATCCCAGTACCTCAACCGCAAGCGCCGTTGGATAAGACGCCACCAGATTCCCAAGGGAGCCAACACCAAGCATCAGGGCCGCCAATGTCGCAAAGCGGCGCGGCGGATACTCGCGCGCGAATATGTAATAGGACGCCATGAGGACGGGCGAACATCCTACCCCGATCAGGACCATCGCAAAGCTGATGTGAACCGGCTGGCTGGCCAGCGCAAACACCAATGCCCCGCCGCCCCCGCCGAACAGCAACAACGCCGCAGCGGTACGGCTTGGCCCGATACGGTCCAACGCCCACCCCACCGGCAACTGCATGACGGCGAAGGTCAGGAACCAAAGTCCGGAGGCAAAGGCAAGATCCTCAGGCGAGGCGCCTAGGTCGGTTTGCAGAGCAGAACTGAGCACCGCCAGAAATGCGCGAAAGAACTGGCTGAGCACATAGCCCAGACATAAGATGATCAGCCCCGCCTGCATGAAATCCCCCGAATGAGATGCGCGGCCCCGGCAGATGACCTGGGCCAGAAATTCTGATCGGTCCACAGTGGCGATTTCGCACCAATTCACAAGAGCGCGAAACCACTTAGCCGTGATTGGTCGTGCGTCACAGCCGCACTAGGCTATGGTACCTACAGGATGAACGGATCGCATATGACACAGGATGGTTTCTACCACAGCCTCTCGCCCAGCCGCGATTTTGCCGGTTTGACACGGGCTGGCGCGTTTACCCCACTGCCCAGAGACTGGATGGTGGGCTGTTGTGATATCGTCAATTCCACGGATCTCATCGCATCCGGGCGCTACAAGACGGTGAATACCATCGGAGCCTCGGTTATCGCAGCCATGATAAACGCATTGCAGGGTGTGCCTTTTCCCTATGTGTTTGGCGGTGACGGGGCCTCCTTTGCGGTTGGTCCTGAACATGCCGATATTGCCCGTGACACCTTGGCTCGGTTGCGCAGCTGGGCCAGTGCTGAGTTTGACATTGACCTGCGCGCGGCACTGCTACCGGTGTCCTGGATCAGGGCCGAAGGGCTGGATGTTGCTGTGGCCCGCTATGCCGTATCCGAAGCCGCTGACTACGCGATGTTCGCAGGCGGTGGTTTGAACTGGGCCGAACGACAGATGAAGCTCGGCGGCTTTGAAGTGCCGCCCGCCCCGCTGCCCGATCCACCGGACCTGACCGGCCTGTCCTGCCGCTGGAATACAATCCCAGCCCGCAACGGCCTGATCCTTTCGGTGGTAGTGCAACCAGAACCAACGGCCTCCGCCAAGGATTTTGCAAAGATTGCCGGCGATATTCTCGCCGTGGCGGATAAGCTGCAACGCAATGGTCATCCGGTACCAGAAGGGGGGCCAAGCTTCAGTTTCCCGCCGCCAGGTCTGACACTTGAGGCCAAAATCTCACGCGGGAAAACCGCTCTGATCCTGCGCAAGGCCCAGCTGTTTATTCAGACAACATTGGCGGCGTATGCCCTTAGCCGAAAACGCCCGCTTGGCAGTTTTGATGCGCAGCATTATCGCAGGATGCTGGTGGCCAATGCCGATTTCCGAAAGTTCGACGATGGCCTCAAGCTGACGCTCGACTGCCCGCCACAAGTGCGCGACGACATTACGCGGATCCTGGAGAAAGCTGCGACCGCCGGTCATGCACGATACGGGCTCCACGAACAGGATGAGGCGCTGGTAACCTGCATTGTTCCATCGGTAATGCGCGACGATCATGTCCACTTCATCGATGGTGCATCTGGCGGCTATACCCAGGCCGCGCTGCGGATGGCGGCCTCAGACCGAGCAACGGCCTGAGACCCACCCTGGGCCGCCGCTCAACTACAGATCTCAGACCGGTTGGAAGTTGCCGCTTCGCGGTTCATAGCATTCCAACCCACCTTCGCCGATATCAGTCCAGAGGCCGTGCAGGCTCAATGTGCCATCACGTACGGCATTGTCGATGAACGGGAATGTCATCAGATTTTCAAGCGATGCCACAACTGCCTGACGCTCGAACTGACGCGCCTGTGTATCGGTATCCTCGATGTCCTCAACCAGCGAAAATTTCGGCTTCAGGATATCCATCCAGCGCCCGACAAAGCTCTCCTTGGCATCCAGTGCAGGTGCGTGACCTTTGCACATATCAATACAGCCCTGTACGCCGCCGCATTGTGAATGACCCAATACGATCAGATGCGCCACTTTCAGAACAGTGACAGCGTATTCGACCGTCGCACTGGTCCCGTGGTGGTCGCCATCCGGCTGATAGGGCGGCACCAGATTCGCGATATTGCGGTGGATGAAGAACTCACCCTGGTCGGCGCCGAAAATCGAGGTGACATGCACCCGGCTGTCACAGCAGGAGATAACCATTGCGCGCGGACGCTGGCCCTCACTGGCAAGCCGCCGGTACCAACCCTGATTTTCGCTATAGGTCGTGGCTTTCCACCCGTGATAGCGCGTCACCAGATAGCTGGGCAGGGGTTTTGCAAATTGCATCTGTTGTTCCTCGATTGACCTCTGGCAGGTCTGTTACCAAGGATTGTTAGCAAATTCGAGAGATTTGACCACCCGCTTGGAAACCTTTTGACAACTTCTGAGGCCCAAGTTTGGCCCGTGCCGTGGGGGCATGAATATATGGGGTTTAATGTGGTGGCTCAAATACTCACTGTAATACACAAAGAAAACGTGCGTCTGGATTCCGACAAATTGTCGGACCTCTATGCGCAACTTGGCGAAGCAGGGGCCGAAGATGTGGTCTGTCGCGCAATTGAAGAACTGGCTGTGCGCCTGTCTCACTGCGAGCGGTTGTGGCGGCAAAACGATATGGCCAACCTGCGTAAAAGCGCGCGATCGCTGATCGCTATCGCTGATCAGATCGGAATGACGGCTATGGCGCGGGTCGCCCGTGACGTGACCGGGGCAATTGATATCAACGATTTTGCCGCGGTGTCGGCGACCCTGTTCCGACTGATGCGGATTGGAGAACGGTCCCTGACTGCCGTCTGGGAGCAGCAAGACCTTTCTGTCTGACACGTGATCCTGGGGGGACACTTGCTCAGATCAGTCTGACAGCGGATCTGCCGCCGACGGAGCCAGTCTCCACCTGTCAGAACCAAGGTAGACTGCATACCGCCTACTGGTTTTGTTGTGACGTGTGTGATGCGTCCGGGCTCTTTTCGGGGCCCTCATTGGCGTTGCAGCCACAACAATTCGCGAACGGCACCCGCTGGAAACGGCGGGTCACCCGGCAATTGCAGGGCTTGCAGGCAGCGCTGTGACGGATACTGTGACGATCAAATCGCCCCCCGAGCCGGAGTATCCTGTTATGCCCTCTGCCAAGCATCCTGCCTTTGCCAAACCGGACACTGCAAGCATCGCTTTGCACGTGCTGGATCAGGACAGCTGCGAGGGCTGGCTGGCCAAGGCACCGGCTGAGACTGCGACCTGGGCGCGCGCCAACGGGTTTAACGGAGCCGTCGGGCAGATCCTCACCCTCCCCGACAAGGATGGTCATCCAAGGCAAGCATTGGTTGGATATGGTACGGAGAAAGACCGCGCGCGGCGCAGATTTATCCTTGCCGGTGCAGTGTCCAAGCTGCCCAAGGGCACATATCATCTCGTCGAAGGCATCGCACAACAGGACCGCTCAGCAGAGTGTCTGGGTTGGCTGCTCGCCCAGTACCAATTTGATCGCTACAAAAAAGGGCGAGACACCGAGACACATCTGATCGCGCCCGAGGATATTGATGGCGCCCGGATCGAAGCCCTCGCTGCCGGGGAATTCCTGACACGGGATCTAATTAACACACCCGCAGCAGACATGGGTCCGGCTGAACTGCAGGACGCGGCACAGGCCCTTGCCGACCAGCATGGCGCAAGCCTTGATGTGATCGCAGATCAGGATCTTCTGACGCAGAATTTTCCGATGATCCATACCGTCGGCCGCGCCTCTGATCGCCGCCCGCGCTTGCTGGAGATGCGCTGGGGTAGCACTGGTCCCAAGCTGACACTTGTCGGCAAAGGGGTCTGTTTTGACACCGGCGGACTGAACCTCAAACCCGGCAGCAGCATGGGGTTGATGAAAAAGGATATGGGCGGCGCGGCCAATGTGATGGGACTGGCTCATATGATCATGGCGCTGAAGCTGCCCGTCGAGTTGCGTGTGCTGATTCCGGCGGTCGAGAACAGTGTCTCTGCCAATGCGTTTCGCCCCGGCGACGTGCTGACCGCCCGCAACGGGTTGACCGTTGAAATCAACAATACCGATGCCGAAGGCCGGCTGGTTCTGGCCGATGCGCTGGCCTATGCTGCGGAGGACACGCCGGATCTATTGATTTCCATGGCAACACTGACAGGGGCGGCCCGCGTCGCCGTCGGTCCGGATCTCGCGCCGTTTTATACCGATGATGACGCCGATGCGGATGCCGTCGGCACGGCAGCAGCTGCGGTCGCCGATCCGGTCTGGCGCATGCCCTTCCACGCGCCCTATGAGGCGATGATCGAACCCCAGATCGCCGATCTGGACAATGCGCCCAGCGGCGGCTTCGCCGGCTCAATCACCGCAGCCCTGTTCCTGCGCCGTTTTGCCGGAGAACACCGCTATATGCACTTCGATATCTATGGTTGGACCCCCAGCGCAGCCCCAGCGCGTCCCAAAGGCGGCGCATTGCAGGGTGCGCGCGCAGTTTTCGAAGCGTTCCCTCAGATGCTGAAACTCTGAGGCATACGATGATGGATCCTCGCCGCACGCCCGCAAACGACCGCGTGATCGCCGCACATCTGGCGTTGGATGCCGACGGCAGGCACATCGCCGAGGGGCAATCTGCACAGGTTTGTCGGCCCGTGGTAAATCTCCTGCGACGCCCAGATGGACCAAGAGACCGGCAGCTGCTGCTGGGGGCTGAAGTCACCATCTATGATGACCATGACGGTTGGGCATTCATACAGGCTGCTGCAGATCGCTATGTCGGCTATGTCCCGACCTCCTCGCTTGAGCAGTCCCCCGAGCCGGTCACGCATCAGGTCTGCACCCCGGCGACCCATGCCTACAGCGCGGCAGATATGAAATCCGCAGATCTCTGCGGCCTCAGCCATGGCAGCAGGCTGCGTGTGTTCAGCTTCGACGGAAAATTTGCCGAAACAACTCAAGGCTACGTTCCCCGGCATCATCTGCGGCCGATTTCACAAACCGACAGAAATCCGGTCGCCGTTGCACAGCTTTTCATGGGGACTCCTTATCTATGGGGCGGCAACAGCCGCTGGGGCATCGACTGTTCCGGTCTGGTTCAGGCGGCGATGCTGGCCTGCGGGGTGGACTGCCCCGGTGACAGTGACCAGCAGGAACTTGAGTTGGGCGACAATATCCCGCTTGGCAACACAGCGGTGCCCACCGATCTGCAATCGGGTGACCTGCTGTTCTGGAAGGGGCATGTGGCGCTGATACAGGACCCCGAAACCATGATCCATGCAAACGCCTATCATATGGCCGTCGCATTGGAGCCTGTTGCTGATGCCATAGAGCGGATCATGTCACAGGGAGATGGACCGGTCACCGGCCATCGGCGCGTCACCCTCTGAGACACAGCCCGCCGCCATGCGGCCGAGTGTCAGTTCTTCAGGTCACTGATCTGATCAGCTTACGCTCAAGCACACGCAGCACCATTCGCAGATCATGTCCACGTTTCAGGATCTGACCATCCATGCCGACAACCGCGTATTGTCCTTGCCGGTTGCGCAGCTTGGGCCGCTTTTCGATCCGGTACAACGGGTGCTCAGCGGTACGGCGAAACACCGAAAATACAGCCAGATCCCGTAGGGTGGAAATGCCGTAGTCTCGCCATTCCCCGGCGGCAACCATACGACCATAGAGCGACAGGATCACCGAAAGTTCGGTACGGTGAAAGGCAACCTGCTGCGGGTCAGAAAACGATGAGAAGGGCTGCACTTGGTCAAAGCTCATATCAACAGGGTCGCGCCAAACAGGCCGTAAATCAAGCATTATTGCTGATCGACCATGCTGCGCCGCACTCAGGACGACGAAAGTTCGGGAACGACAGACCGCGTATCCAGCCCAATGATCTGCTCAAATGCCGCCCGACCCGGCGTCGTCAGCAACAGGCCCCGTTTGACGGACTGGCGCTTCACCCAGCCCGCGTCCAGCGCGTGAGACAGGAGCTGACGCCCCAAGGGGCCAGAAATATGCAGGCGCCGTTCCGTCCAGTCCATACAAGGGCGGGCAAATGGCTGCTTTCCCGGTCGGCCAGGCAGCACCACACCAAGCCTGTCCCATTCTGCCGCGGGGATCACCTCAAACCCACCGTTGCGCTCAACCAGAAGGCCCAGCTCAACGAAACGTCCAGTCATCGCAACAGCCAGCGGACCCGCAAAATGGTCATAGCAGCTACGGAGCGGTGCCAACTGACCCGCCTTTCGCTGCTGTGCGCGATGCAGATGATCCGACGGCGCAATCGCTGCCAGCTGTTCGAGGGTATGTGCCACCTCCGCACTGGCCAACCGGTGAAACACACAGCGCCCGCGCTTTTCGGAGACCACCAGACCTGCGGACTGCAACATCTGCAAATGTGCGGTGGCGGTGGGCGGGGTCACACCTGCGGCTGAGGCCAATTCCTTGTTGGTGTACGACCGCCCATCCAGCAATTCGCACAACATACGGGTGCGGCTGGCATCGGCCAATGCCTGGCCCAGGATATCAAATCGTGGCGTACTCATGAACATAGACTAACCCGGCGTCTGCGATCAGGCCCAGTACAAACGTTTCGCTCACTGTCGAACCATCCGCGTTGGCAGTCTGTTTGCACGTTAACCGCGATCTAACCCGATCCGCCTAACCTGTCCGCATTGCAGCACATCTGACCAGGGAAGCAGCAGGCGATGACACCCCACCTGACAAGGGAAAACACCCAACCGGCACGGGCCGTTGCAGGGAGTCGTAACAACTGCCAGCTTCTGATACCTATGTTCGCGATCATGAGCGGCCTGTTGCTGATGGCTGTATTCCTATTGCTCGCGGGCAGGGTTGAGGCAGAAAGCCCACCACCGAACAAATATGTCGCCCAGCGCATCGCTCTGATGAGCAGCCAGAAAAAGGCGCTTCAGGATCTCACTGCAATGACGCGGGACTATATCGCGTTTGATCGATCCAGCGCACGTGCAGCGCGACGTGCCCTGATCCGGTCAACACGTCGTATTCCGCGCCATTTTCGCCGCGACGTGACCGATCTCTCGTCCCACGCGCGTGGTGGCATCTGGACGAATTGGGCTGATTTCAAACGCCATGCCGATGATGCTGAAAAAGCAGCGCACGCCCTGAACATCCGCTCTGCTTCAGGACTAAGACGCAGTTTGCCAAGGCTGATCTCCGCCTGTCATAATTGTCACCAGATCTATCGGGACACACCGAGGGAATTCACCACCCACTAGGGGTAATCAGCGGGCCGTTTCCTCAGTCGCGACAGGCGCGCCATAACGGGCGAGGAATGTGGTGATCGCCGCATCGACAACCCGCTCCCGCTCCTGCGGTTCGATCTCAGCCTCGATATTGAACAGCAAGCGCAAGAACATATCCGCGCGGCACAGCTCGGCGAACTGATCCGCGGCCAGATCCAGATCGTTGATCCGCAATTCCCCGCGCGACGTCGCCTCCGCCAGATACTCTCGCAACTGAGCCCGAATGGTCGCAGGGCCGCTTTCGTAAAATCGACGCCCCAGATCGGGAAACCTGTCCGCCTCGGCAACACAGATGCGAAACATTTTCACACCGAACTCCGACAGGATCACCGAGAGGATATGATGACCCGCCTCGCGCAGCGCCGTCTCGGGATCGCAGCAACCGGACGCAATGGTCACCGCGGTATCCGCCTGACGGGCACAGCCGTGGCGGGCAACCTCCATAAACAGTAGCCGCTTGTCTGGAAAGTAGCTGTACAGCGTCGCCTTGGAGACACCGGCTTTGCGGGCGATATCGTCAACGCTGGCGCCTTCGAACCCGTGAGCCATGAATACATCCCGTGCGCCCTGAAGCACCTGATCGTATTTGCGGCCCTTACGGGGAATGGCGGCTGGCTGGTTCATCCATACTCTCTGCTGTGGCGTCGGGCGCGACCGAATATGTCGCAGTTCTGGGGTCCAATCTACACATTCGCAAATGAGGTCAAGCAGTGCCTCACACCCATCTGTAACACCTTGGTAGCCTGTGAGTTAGCGTTCTGCGCGCTCAAGGGAAATAAACTCGTCCTTAGAACGTTGCGACACAGACATCACCTCGGCGACCAACGCCCCTCTGCACCAGACGCATCAGCGCCGCAGTGCCCGTCGGGCATGGCATTGCGGGGGAGGACAAATGCAGGGGCCGATGCCGGGCCAAACACTCACGCCAAGCGGAGACAGAACCCTCTTCCCGCGTTGGTCAATTCAGGTTACCAATTGGCGCAATGCTCGACATATTTCTGAGAACACTTCCGTTTTTCGCAATTATTGGCCTTGGGTATTGGGCCGGGCGCAGCCGTTTTTTCTCCGAGCAGGCGACTGCGAGCCTGACCAAATTTGTCTTCTACTTTCCACTGTCGGCAATGATTTTTCGGTTTGCCGCCAATTTGTCCTTCTCCGAAATCTTCGACCCCCGACTGATCTTAGGTTACCTGCTGGGCACGATGGCGGTCTATATCCTGACCACCGCGGTCGCACTTCTGCGGCGTCTCGATATGCAGACTGCCGCAGTTGAGGCGCAATGCGCGGCGATCGGCAATGTCGGCTTTCTTGGTTTGCCGATGATGGTTCTGCTGTTCGGTCCTGCCTCAGTAGGACCAATGATGCTGATCCTCAGCGTTGATCTGGTGGTGTTCTCCTCCCTGATTGTGGCTCTGATAAATGTCGGGCGCGGCAGCGGGTTCGGCGGCGATACGCTTCGGCTGGTTGGGCGAGGGCTGCTGCAGAACCCGATGATCCTGTCAATTTGCGCGGGGTTGATATGGTCAGCGCTGGCCCTGCCGATTCCGACTCCTGCCAATGCGTTTCTGTCGTTGCTCGGCGATGCCGCAACACCGGGGGCGCTCTTTGCCATTGGGGCTTCTCTGGCCTCCAAATCTGCTGAGCGGGTACAGATCGCCAGCTGGCTCAGTTTTGCCAAACTGGTGCTGCACCCGGCTGCTGTCGCGCTCTGTCTCCTGCTGCTGATCCCGGTCGACCCCTATGCCGCCGCGGTCGCAATTGCCGCCGCAGCTCTGCCGGTTGCCGGCAATGTCTACATGCTGGCCCAGCACTATGGCGTCGCGCCGCATCGTGCCTCCGCCGCAATACTGCTCTCCACGACCCTCTCCATCCTGACACTGCCAATGGTGATCGCCTGGGTTTCGGAGCTAACGCTACCCTAACACAGGCCAAGCGCCCTGATAGGCGAATTGAGCAGCACTTGGGGCCATCAGAGACCGCAGTCTTCAGGTTTTTGCAATCATATGTCGCAAAAACAGGGGCCGGGGACGCGCAGTCACTGGACGCTATGCCCCACCAAAGGTAGCGATAGACCAACACAGAAACAAAGGAGTCGCCCCATGGAAACCGTCTCGGAAAATGCCGCCTTCGGAGGCGTGCAAGGCGTCTATCGTCATGCCAGCAGCAGCACCAACTGCGACATGACCTTTGGGCTGTTCCTGCCGGAGGAGGTCGCCGACGGCCCAGTACCGCTGCTGTGGTATCTCTCCGGGCTGACCTGCACCCATGAAAACGCGATGACCAAGGCCGGAGCCCAAGCCTGGTGCGCCGAACAAGGCATCGCCATGGTTTTCCCCGACACTTCCCCCCGTGGCGAAGGGGTCGCCGATGATGAGGCCTACGATCTGGGCCAGGGCGCCGGTTTCTATGTGAATGCCACGCAGGCCCCTTGGGCGCCGCATTTCCAGATGTGGGACTATATCACCGAAGACCTGCCCGCCCTGCTTGGCGAGCGGTTTGCGCTGGACATGGACCGTCAGTCGATCACCGGTCACTCAATGGGCGGACATGGGGCGCTGACGATGGCGATGAGCCTGCCGGGTCGGTTCCGGTCGGTGTCAGCCTTCGCACCGATCTGTAACCCCTCAGCCAGCGACTGGGGTCGCAAACAGCTGACCGCATACCTCGGCGCGGACGAGGCGGCGTGGGCGCGCCACGACGCCACCCTAATGATGCAGGATAGCGGCTTTGACGGACCGATCCTGATCGACACCGGCACATCCGATCAATTCCTCGACCTGTTGAAACCGGAGGCTCTGGCCCAGGCTGCGGCGGCCCGCCGTCAGCAGGCCGTCCTGCGCATGCAGCCGGGATATGACCACAGCTATTTCTTTGTCTCCACCTTCATGGAGGACCATGTGTCCTTCCA
The nucleotide sequence above comes from Phaeobacter inhibens DSM 16374. Encoded proteins:
- a CDS encoding ArsR/SmtB family transcription factor, producing the protein MFMSTPRFDILGQALADASRTRMLCELLDGRSYTNKELASAAGVTPPTATAHLQMLQSAGLVVSEKRGRCVFHRLASAEVAHTLEQLAAIAPSDHLHRAQQRKAGQLAPLRSCYDHFAGPLAVAMTGRFVELGLLVERNGGFEVIPAAEWDRLGVVLPGRPGKQPFARPCMDWTERRLHISGPLGRQLLSHALDAGWVKRQSVKRGLLLTTPGRAAFEQIIGLDTRSVVPELSSS
- a CDS encoding c-type cytochrome — encoded protein: MTPHLTRENTQPARAVAGSRNNCQLLIPMFAIMSGLLLMAVFLLLAGRVEAESPPPNKYVAQRIALMSSQKKALQDLTAMTRDYIAFDRSSARAARRALIRSTRRIPRHFRRDVTDLSSHARGGIWTNWADFKRHADDAEKAAHALNIRSASGLRRSLPRLISACHNCHQIYRDTPREFTTH
- a CDS encoding TetR/AcrR family transcriptional regulator, which produces MNQPAAIPRKGRKYDQVLQGARDVFMAHGFEGASVDDIARKAGVSKATLYSYFPDKRLLFMEVARHGCARQADTAVTIASGCCDPETALREAGHHILSVILSEFGVKMFRICVAEADRFPDLGRRFYESGPATIRAQLREYLAEATSRGELRINDLDLAADQFAELCRADMFLRLLFNIEAEIEPQERERVVDAAITTFLARYGAPVATEETAR
- a CDS encoding AEC family transporter codes for the protein MLDIFLRTLPFFAIIGLGYWAGRSRFFSEQATASLTKFVFYFPLSAMIFRFAANLSFSEIFDPRLILGYLLGTMAVYILTTAVALLRRLDMQTAAVEAQCAAIGNVGFLGLPMMVLLFGPASVGPMMLILSVDLVVFSSLIVALINVGRGSGFGGDTLRLVGRGLLQNPMILSICAGLIWSALALPIPTPANAFLSLLGDAATPGALFAIGASLASKSAERVQIASWLSFAKLVLHPAAVALCLLLLIPVDPYAAAVAIAAAALPVAGNVYMLAQHYGVAPHRASAAILLSTTLSILTLPMVIAWVSELTLP
- the fghA gene encoding S-formylglutathione hydrolase, producing METVSENAAFGGVQGVYRHASSSTNCDMTFGLFLPEEVADGPVPLLWYLSGLTCTHENAMTKAGAQAWCAEQGIAMVFPDTSPRGEGVADDEAYDLGQGAGFYVNATQAPWAPHFQMWDYITEDLPALLGERFALDMDRQSITGHSMGGHGALTMAMSLPGRFRSVSAFAPICNPSASDWGRKQLTAYLGADEAAWARHDATLMMQDSGFDGPILIDTGTSDQFLDLLKPEALAQAAAARRQQAVLRMQPGYDHSYFFVSTFMEDHVSFHAEALYRG